Genomic DNA from Pseudomonas fitomaticsae:
TAGTCGCCACCCCCTGCGATGGATTAAAGTAACGCCCCCAGCCCCGGCGTTATCCGAACGCCTGTGGCCACCCTTTCCAGGAACAGTCATCGATGGAACATCGTGAAGCGCTGCTGGCGCTGCGAACCTTTCTTTCAACGCAGATTCTCGGCCAGGAAAAACTCATCGAGCGCTTGCTCATCGCCCTGCTCGCCGACGGCCACATGCTGGTCGAGGGCGCTCCGGGTCTGGCCAAGACCAAAGCGATCAAAGAGCTCGCCGAGGGCATCGAGGCCCAGTTCCATCGCATCCAGTTCACCCCGGACCTGTTGCCGGCCGACATCACCGGCACCGAGATCTATCGCCCGGAAACCGGCAGTTTCGTGTTCCAGCAAGGCCCGATCTTCCACAACCTGGTGCTGGCGGACGAAATCAACCGCGCCCCGGCCAAGGTGCAATCGGCGCTGCTCGAAGCCATGGCCGAACGTCAGGTCAGTGTCGGGCGCAGCACTTACGAGCTGTCGCCACTGTTTCTGGTGATGGCCACGCAGAACCCGATCGAGCAGGAAGGCACCTATCCACTGCCCGAAGCCCAGCTCGACCGGTTCCTGATGCACGTGAAAATCGGCTTCCCGGACGCCGCCGTCGAACGCCGGATCCTGCAACAGGCCCGGGGTGAAGCCCTGAACGGCGAAACCAAGCCTGAGCGTCGGGTCAGCCAGCAGGCGATTTTCGCCGCCCGAAAGGAAATCCTCGGTCTGTACATGGCGGACGCCGTGGAGGAATACCTCGTGCAACTGGTCATGGCCACGCGCAACCCGGCCAAGTTCGACCCGGAAATGGCCGAATGGATCGCCTACGGCGCCAGCCCGCGCGGCTCGATCGCCCTCGACCGCTGCGCCCGCGCCCACGCCTGGCTGGCCGGTCGCGACTTCGTCAGCCCGGAAGACATCCAGGCCGTGCTGTTCGACGTGTTGCGTCACCGCATCATTCTGTCGTTCGAGGCCGAAGCCGCCGGCATCGACCAGGACCGGGTGGTGCAACGGATTCTCGACGTCGTAGCCGTCGCTTGACCCCCATGAACGCCTCCCTGCCGTCCGAACCGGGTATCCGCATCTCTCTCGCCGAATTGATCGAGATGCGCCACCGCGTGCGCGAAGTGCAGCTGTTTTCCACGCCGAGTCAGCGCAGCCCGCTGATCGGCCTGCACCACTCCAAATTCCGTGGTCGTGGTGTGGACTTCGATCAGGTGCGGGTCTACCAGGCCGGCGACGACGTGCGCACCATCGACTGGCGCGTCACCGCGCGGACGCAGGAACCGCACACCAAACTGTTCCATGAGGAACGCGAACGGCCGATTTTCATCATGGTCGAGCAAAGTACGCGGCTGTTCTTCGGCTCCGGGCTGATGTTCAAGTCGGTGCTTGCAGCGCAGGCGGCGGCGCTGATCGGCTGGGCCGCGCTGGGCCACAACGACCGGGTTGGCGGACTGGTGTTCGGCGACAACGAGCATTACGAAATCAAGCCGCGTCGCAGCAAGCAGAGCCTGTTGCAACTGCTCAACCGCTTGGTGAAGGTCAATCAGTCGCTGCACAGCGAGCGGGAGCCGGATCGCGATGCGTTTGGCGTGGCGCTGCGCCGGGCCCGGGAAGTGCTGCGACCGGGCAGTCTGGTGATCGTGATCTGCGACGAACGCGCGCTGTCCGACAGCGCCGAACAACAATTGAGCCTGCTGTCGCGTCATTGCGACCTGCTGATGCTGCCGCTGTCCGATCCGCTGGATCATGCCCTGCCCGCCGCCGGCCTGCTGAGATTCGCCGAGCGCGGCGCGCAACTGGAACTCGACACGCTCAACTTCGACCTGCGCCAGACCTATCGCGCCCAGGCCGAAGCGCGGATCGCTCGCTGGGAACTGCTCGCGCAGAAGCTCCGCGTGCTGCTGATGCCGCTGAGCACTCAGAGCGAAATGGTCGAACAGATGCGCGAATTCCTTAACCCGCAACGTCCGGGGAAAGGTCGATGAACGGCCTCGAACAATTGCAACCACTGATCTCCCCACCACCGATTGCCTTCTGGCCGCCGGCACCGGGCTGGTGGCTGCTGCTTTTACTGTTGCCGGTGATCGGCTTTGCGGTCTGGCGTCTGCGGCGTTTCATTCCGATCAAGAAAAAACCGATCGTGCGCGCCGAACTGCCGCTCGACCCGGTGCGCATCGCCGCACTCGCCGAACTGGCGCAGATGCCCAAACCCTACGACGGCGCCCCGGCCGGGGCCTGGCTGCAGCAGCTCAACGGCCTGCTCAAGCGCCTGTGCCGCAACCACTATCCCTACAGCCAGAGCCATACCCTCAACGGCCGCAAATGGCTGGCGTTCCTCGACAACCGTTGCCCCGCCGCCGGCCTGACCCGCTGGATGGTGCTCGTCGAAGGCGCCTACAAACCCGAGTGCAAACTCGACGACAAAGCCATCGCCGGCCTGACCCAGGCAGTCGACACCTGGATCCGCAAACATGTTTGAGTTCGCCTGGCCGTGGATCTTTGTGCTGTTGCCGCTGCCGTGGCTGATGCGCCTGGTGCTGCCGGTGGCCGACAGCGGCGAACCGGCGTTGAAAGTGAGTTTCCTCGGTGACCTCGAAGGCCTCGCCCGCCGTCGCGCCCGGGCCAATCTGCCGGCGTGGCGCCAACAGGCGCCGTTTCTGTTGTTGTGGCTGATGCTGCTGACCGCCGCCGCCCGCCCGCAATGGCTCGGCGAACCGCTGCCGATTGCCGCCAGCGGTCGTGATCTGCTGGTGGCGGTGGACGTGTCCGGCTCGATGGATTTCCCGGACATGCAATGGAACGACGAAGACGTCAGTCGCCTGTCGCTGGTCCAGCATTTGCTCGGTGATTTTCTTGAGAGCCGCGATGGCGACCGGGTCGGCCTGATCCTGTTCGGCAGCCAGGCCTACCTGCAAGCACCATTGACGTTTGACCGGCGCACCGTTCGGGTCTGGCTCGATGAAGCGCGGATCGGCATCGCCGGCAAGAACACCGCGATTGGTGACGCCATCGGCCTGGCCCTGAAGCGCCTGCGCATGCGTCCAGCCCAGAGCCGGGTGCTGATTCTGGTCACCGACGGCGCGAACAATGGCGGCGAAATCGACCCGCTGACCGCCGCAAAACTGGCTGCCAGTGAAGGCGTGAAAATCTACCCGATCGGGATCGGCGCCGATCCTGAAGAAAGCGGCGCCACGGCGTTGCTCGGCGGCAACCCGACTCTCGATCTCGACGAACCGGCGCTCAAGGCCATTGCCGAGGTCACCGGCGGACGCTACTTCCGCGCCCGCGATGGCCAGCAGTTGCAAGCGATCAAGGACACCCTCGACCAGCTCGAGCCGGTGACCCAGCAACCTACCCAGGCCCGGCCGGCGCAGGCGTTGTATCAGTGGCCGCTGGCGTTCGCCCTGCTGCTGAGCATCTTGCTGGTGGCCCGCGTGTTGTGGCCGGACAACCCGCTGCAACGGCTATTCACCAAGGAGCTGTATCTGCAAAGCCCCCTGCCTGACTGGCGCGAGCGCCTCAAGCGCCTGCGTTTGCGGAGGCGCCGATGATCGCCCTCTGGCCGCACTGGTTCCGCCCCTGGTGGCTGTTGCTGCTGCCGGTGCTCGGCTGGCTGATCTGGCAGCTCTGGCACCGACAGAAACGCGCGGGTCGCTGGCAGATGATTCTGCCGCCGGCCTTCCACGCCACGCTGCTCAGTGGTGGCAGCGGTCGTGACAGCAAGTTGCCCTGGGTCGCCCTGAGCGTGGCCTGGCTGCTGACGATTCTGGCGTTGCTCGGGCCGAGCTGGGAACGGGTCGAACAGACCAGCCAGAAGCCCGCCGACCCGTTGGTGGTGGTGCTGGAACTGACCCCGGAAATGCTCGCCACCGATTCACCGCCAACCCGGCTGGAACAGGCCCGGCGCAAGCTGTTCGACCTGCTGAAAGTGCGCAGCGATGCCCAGACCGCCATCGTCGTTTACGCCGGCAGCGCCCATACGCTGGTGCCGCTGTCGGATGACCTGGCAACCAGCCGCAATCTGCTCGACGCGCTCAAGCCTTCGCTGATGCCGGAAAGCGGTCATCGCGCCGATCTGGCGGTGAGCAAGGCGCTGGCGTTGCTCAAGCAAGGTGCGTTGGGTCAGGGGCGGATTCTGCTGATCGGCTCTTCGCTGTCGGAAGAAGAACGCCAGGGCATTCGTCATGCGCTGAGCGGCCAATCGGCGCAGTTGTTGATGCTCGGCATCGGCACCGCCGAGGGCGCGCCGATTGCTCAGGAGGACGGCAGTTTCCTCAAGGATGCCCAGGGCGCGATCCGGGTGCCGCAACTCGACAGCACGGGCCTCGGCGCATTCCTCAACGCGGTCGGCGGCGAGTACCGCAGCGCACGGCTGGATGAGTCCGATCTGGGCGACCTCGGCCTGCTCGATGGCCCGCGCAGCCTGCGCAACGATGGCCAGACCGTGCGCCTCGACACCTGGGCCGATCAGGGTTACTGGCTGCTGTTGCCGCTATTGTTGCTCGCCGCGTGCGCCGGGCGCCGTGGCTGGCTGTTCTGCCTGCCGTTGCTGCTGGCATTGCCGCAACCGAGCTATGCCTTCGACTTTGAAGACCTGTGGCTGCGTCCCGATCAACAAGGCCTGCACCTGCTCAAACAGAAGCGCCCGGCCGAAGCGGCGAAGCATTTCGAGGATCCGCAATGGCAAGGGGTGGCGTTGTACGAGGCCGGCGACTACAGTGGCGCCGCTCAGCGTTTCGCCGAGGGCAATGACGCCCACGCCCACTACAATCGTGGCAACGCCCTGGCCAGAAGCGGCGAGCTGGAAGCGGCGCTGGACGCCTATGAACAAGCTCTGGAACGCCAGCCGGATCTGCGTCCGGCGCTGACCAACAAGGCGCTGGTGGAAAACCTGCTCAAACAGAAAAACGCCCCGCCACCGGCCGAACCGCAAGACAAACCGGCGCAGCCAAACATACCGGGCGACGAACCACCGCCAGCGACCGCTCCGCCGCCAGCGGTCAAAAGCGAAACCCACAGCGAGCCGCAAACCGGCGAGTCCGCCAGCGAGCCGCCGCCGACCACTCCGCCGCTGCCGGGTGCCAACGAGTTGCCGGACAGCGAACCGGGCGAGGAACAGAACACTGCGCCGCTGCTGCGCCCCAATGAGGACAACCTCGAAGGCGAGCAACAGCAGGCGCTGGAACAATGGCTGGGCAAGATCCCGGATGACCCGGGCGAACTGCTGCGACGCAAATTCTGGTACGAACAGCAACAACATCAGGATCAGGAAAACATTCGATGACCCGTTTCACCGCTCTCTTGCTGCCCCTGCTGATCTGCACGGCCACCGCCCAGGCGGCCGAGCTGACGGCCAGTGTGGATCGCAGTCGCCTGAACTCCGGCGAGACGGTCGAACTCACCCTCGAATCCAACGATGTCACGCAGTTCGGCAAACCGGACCTGAGCCCGCTGGAGCCGCTGTTCGAAGTGCGCGGCACGCGTCAGGTCAACCAGTTGAACACCCTCAACGGTGACAACCGCGCCACCACTCGCTGGATCATCACCCTGCTGCCCAAGCAGAACGGCAGCGTTGAAATTCCGCCGCTGAAACTGGGCGACGTCGAGAGCCAGCCGATCACCGTGCAGGTGATCGAGAGCGACACCCGCGAAGAGAACAACGCCCGCGAACCGGTGTTCATCGAGGCCAGCCTCGACCAGACCAGCGTTTACGTGCAGGCCCAGGCCATCCTGACGTTGCGCATCTACCATTCGGTGTCGCTGTACGACGACAGCAGCCTGACGCCGTTGCAGATCGCCGACGCGCGCATTGAGCAACTGGGCGACATGCGCACCTACGAAAAAGACATCAACGGCGTGCGCCACGGCGTGATCGAGATGCGCTATGCGATCTATCCGCAGCACAGCGGTTTGCTGAGCATCGCCCCGCAGACTTTCAGCGCCACACTGGTCGATACCCAGCCCTCGCAGGACGCCACGGCGCAGGGGCCGAAACCGGGCAAACTGATGCGCGTCAGCTCCAGCGCCACGTCGCTGACGGTCAAACCGAAACCGATGACCTACCCCAGCGATGCACCGTGGCTGCCGGCCCGCAGCCTGAGCCTGAGCGAAAGCTGGAACCCGGAGCCGGAACACACTCAAGTCGGCGACTCCCTGACCCGCAGCCTGACCCTCAAGGTCGAAGGACTGGCCAGTTCGCAACTGCCCGCCCTGCCCGCCACCGAAGCCAACGGCCTGCGCCGCTACCCGGATCAACCGGTGCTGAACAATCAGAGCAGCGACCGCGGCCTGATCGGTAGCCGTGAAGAACGCGAAGCGCTGGTGCCGAGCCGCAGCGGCTCGATCGAATTGCCAACGGTGGACGTGGTCTGGTGGAACACCTTCGAAGATCACCTGGAACACACCAGCCTGCCGGCGCGCACCCTGCAAGTGGCAAACAACCCGAGCCTGCAAGTCGACACCCCGGCGGGCAACGCGCAACCGCTCAGCGCGGCCGACAGCGAAGCCTTGTGGTGGTGGAAACTCAGCACGTTCTTTTTCGCCTGCACCACCCTGCTCGGTTTCGGCCTCTGGTGGCGTGCCCGCTGGCAACCGGCGATCCTGCGCGCCGCACAAACCGGCCCGAGCCCGCGCACCCTGCTCGACGACATCAAACGCGCCAGCCAGGCCAACGACCCCCACGCCACCCGCCAGGCCCTCGACGCCTGGGCCCGTCAGCAACCGGAAACCCTGGCGGACATGGCGGCGCGGTTTGTGCCGCTGTCGGATGCGCTCGATGGGCTGAACGGTGCGCTGTACAGCGAGACCGGGCAGCATTGGCAGGGTGAGGATCTGTGGCGGGCGATCCGGACGATTCCGACGGCGGAGCGGGTGCAGGATCCGGTGGGCGATAGCGGGTTGCCGCCGCTTTATCCGAAGTAGTTGCAGTCCAATAGAGGCTTTGCCCTTAAACTCTCTTCTTTTTTCGCCGCGTTTTTTTCCGTCGGCCATCACCTCTTTATATTGCGGAGTCAGCCTTGCGTCTGTTTCACACCTCCGACTGGCACCTTGGGCAGAACCTGCACGGCCAGGAGCGCGATTTCGAGCACGCCTGTTTTCTCGAGTGGCTGCTGCGCCAATTGAAGCTGGCTCAGCCGGACGTCCTGCTGATCGCCGGCGACATCTTCGACACGGTCAATCCGCCGGTCAAAGCCCAAGAACGCCTCTACGATTTCATCGTCAGCGCCCACGAACAGCAGCCGTTGCTGACCATCGTGATGATCGCCGGCAACCACGATTCCGGCTCGCGGATCGAACTGCCCGCGCCGTTGATGCGGCGCTTGCGCACCCATGCGCTGGGTCGGGTGTTGTGGCTGGATGACGGGCAACTGGATGCGGAGCGTCTGCTGTTGCCATTGCCGGACGCCACTGGCGAAATCGCCGCGTGGTGCCTGGCATTGCCGTTCCTGCGGCCTGCCGAAGTGACCGGTGCGCATCTGGGCGACAACTATCTGCGCGGCATCGGGCAGGTACATGAATGGCTGATCGAAGCGGCGAATGCCAAGCGCCAGCCTGGCCAGGCACTGATCGCTATCAGCCACGCGCACATGGCCGGCGGCTCGGTGTCGGAAGACTCCGAGCGCAGTCTGATCATCGGTAACGCCGAAGCCCTGCCCGCCAGCCTGTTCGGGCCGAGCATCAGCTATGTCGCCCTCGGCCATTTGCACAAGCCACAGAAGGTCAACGGCGAAGAGCGGATTCGCTACAGCGGCTCGCCGATCCCGTTGTCGTTTTCGGAAATCGCCTATCAACACCAAATTCTCGACGTTGTGCTCGATGGCGAAACCCTGGTCAGCGTCGAGCCGAAACTGATCCCCCGCGCCGTCAATCTGCAACGCCTCGGCCCTGCCCCACTGGCCGAAATCCTGCTGCAACTGGCCGACCTGCCGAACATCGACCTGCTCGCCGAAACCCAGCGCCAGCCGTGGCTGGAAGTGCGGGTGCGCCTCGATGAGCCACAACCAGACTTGCGCCATCAGGTCGAAAGCGCCTTGCAAGGCAAGGCTGTGCGACTGGTGCGGATCGCCGCCGAATACGCCGGCAACCGTGGCGCTGACGGCGCCGAAGACGGCAGCGCGCTGATCGAACTGGACCAGCTCACACCGCAGGAATTGTTCAGCCGCGCCTGGCTCGACAACTACGGCAGCGAAGTCGACGAGCAAACCCTCAAGGACTTCGCCGAGCTGCTGCAAGACGTACAGATGGAGGGCGAGCAGCCATGAAGATTCTCGCCATTCGTTTGAAGAACCTCGCTTCGCTGGCCGGCCCGTTCGAGATCGACTTCACCGCCGAACCGCTGGCCAGCGCCGGCCTGTTCGCGATCACCGGACCGACCGGCGCCGGCAAGAGTACTTTGCTCGATGCGCTGTGCCTGGCGTTGTTCGGCGCCGTGCCGCGCCTGAACAACACCGGGCGTGATGCCAAGGTGCCGGACGCCGACGGCGAAATCGCCACCGGCGACCCGCGCACCCTGCTGCGTCGTGGCACCGGTGAAGGCTTTGCCGAAGTGGATTTTGTCGGCGTCGACGGCCGTCGCTATCGCGCGCGCTGGGAAGCCAACCGCGCCCGGGAAAAGGCCGGCGGCAAGTTGCAGGCCAGCCGTCAGAGCCTGCGCGACATCGATCAGGATCAACTGCTCGCCAGCCAGAAAAGCGAGTACAAGACTCAGCTCGAAGCCGCGCTGGGCCTGAACTTCGAACAGTTCACCCGCGCCGTGCTGCTGGCCCAGAGCGAGTTCAGCGCCTTCCTCAAGGCCGATGACAACGACCGCAGCGAACTGCTGGAAAAGCTCACCGACACCGCGCTCTACACCCGCCTCGGCCGGCGCGCCTTCGACAAGACCAAAGAGGCCCGCGAAGCCCACAAGCAGTTGCAGGATCAGGCCACCGGCTTGACCCCGCTGGCCCCCGAGGCCCGCGCGGAGCTCGACGAGCGCTTCAATGCCGCCCAGCAACAACTGAAGTTGCAGCAGGCGCAGCTCAAGCAGATCGAGCAACAGCACGACTGGCTCAAGGAGCTGCTGCGGCTGCAAGACTCGCAACAAGCCGCCGTCGAACAACTGCGCAACGCCGAGCACGAACGAGAGTCGCTGGCCGGTGAGCGTCTGAAGCTCACCCGCCTGGAACAACTTGCCCCGCAACGGCACCAGTTCGCCCGCAAAACCGAACTCGATGCACTGCTGACGCCGCTGGCCGCACAGATCAATGCGCACACCCGGCAACAAGGCGAGCTGACTGAGCGTCAGACGCGACTGGAACAGGATCTATCCGCGGCGCAGATCGCCCTGACCCAGGCGCAAACGCAGCAAAGCGAAAGCGCGCCACTGTTGCGTCAGGCGTTCGAGGAGCAAAGCACCCTCGCCCGCCTCGCCAAGGATGTTGCGTCCGGCACCGAAGCGAAGCACGCCGCTGAGCAAGCCAGCGCCCAGGGCCGGAGCACGATCCAGACCCTGCTCGATCAGCAGA
This window encodes:
- a CDS encoding exonuclease SbcCD subunit D C-terminal domain-containing protein codes for the protein MRLFHTSDWHLGQNLHGQERDFEHACFLEWLLRQLKLAQPDVLLIAGDIFDTVNPPVKAQERLYDFIVSAHEQQPLLTIVMIAGNHDSGSRIELPAPLMRRLRTHALGRVLWLDDGQLDAERLLLPLPDATGEIAAWCLALPFLRPAEVTGAHLGDNYLRGIGQVHEWLIEAANAKRQPGQALIAISHAHMAGGSVSEDSERSLIIGNAEALPASLFGPSISYVALGHLHKPQKVNGEERIRYSGSPIPLSFSEIAYQHQILDVVLDGETLVSVEPKLIPRAVNLQRLGPAPLAEILLQLADLPNIDLLAETQRQPWLEVRVRLDEPQPDLRHQVESALQGKAVRLVRIAAEYAGNRGADGAEDGSALIELDQLTPQELFSRAWLDNYGSEVDEQTLKDFAELLQDVQMEGEQP
- a CDS encoding AAA family ATPase; this translates as MEHREALLALRTFLSTQILGQEKLIERLLIALLADGHMLVEGAPGLAKTKAIKELAEGIEAQFHRIQFTPDLLPADITGTEIYRPETGSFVFQQGPIFHNLVLADEINRAPAKVQSALLEAMAERQVSVGRSTYELSPLFLVMATQNPIEQEGTYPLPEAQLDRFLMHVKIGFPDAAVERRILQQARGEALNGETKPERRVSQQAIFAARKEILGLYMADAVEEYLVQLVMATRNPAKFDPEMAEWIAYGASPRGSIALDRCARAHAWLAGRDFVSPEDIQAVLFDVLRHRIILSFEAEAAGIDQDRVVQRILDVVAVA
- a CDS encoding tetratricopeptide repeat protein; this translates as MIALWPHWFRPWWLLLLPVLGWLIWQLWHRQKRAGRWQMILPPAFHATLLSGGSGRDSKLPWVALSVAWLLTILALLGPSWERVEQTSQKPADPLVVVLELTPEMLATDSPPTRLEQARRKLFDLLKVRSDAQTAIVVYAGSAHTLVPLSDDLATSRNLLDALKPSLMPESGHRADLAVSKALALLKQGALGQGRILLIGSSLSEEERQGIRHALSGQSAQLLMLGIGTAEGAPIAQEDGSFLKDAQGAIRVPQLDSTGLGAFLNAVGGEYRSARLDESDLGDLGLLDGPRSLRNDGQTVRLDTWADQGYWLLLPLLLLAACAGRRGWLFCLPLLLALPQPSYAFDFEDLWLRPDQQGLHLLKQKRPAEAAKHFEDPQWQGVALYEAGDYSGAAQRFAEGNDAHAHYNRGNALARSGELEAALDAYEQALERQPDLRPALTNKALVENLLKQKNAPPPAEPQDKPAQPNIPGDEPPPATAPPPAVKSETHSEPQTGESASEPPPTTPPLPGANELPDSEPGEEQNTAPLLRPNEDNLEGEQQQALEQWLGKIPDDPGELLRRKFWYEQQQHQDQENIR
- a CDS encoding DUF4381 domain-containing protein produces the protein MNGLEQLQPLISPPPIAFWPPAPGWWLLLLLLPVIGFAVWRLRRFIPIKKKPIVRAELPLDPVRIAALAELAQMPKPYDGAPAGAWLQQLNGLLKRLCRNHYPYSQSHTLNGRKWLAFLDNRCPAAGLTRWMVLVEGAYKPECKLDDKAIAGLTQAVDTWIRKHV
- a CDS encoding vWA domain-containing protein, whose protein sequence is MFEFAWPWIFVLLPLPWLMRLVLPVADSGEPALKVSFLGDLEGLARRRARANLPAWRQQAPFLLLWLMLLTAAARPQWLGEPLPIAASGRDLLVAVDVSGSMDFPDMQWNDEDVSRLSLVQHLLGDFLESRDGDRVGLILFGSQAYLQAPLTFDRRTVRVWLDEARIGIAGKNTAIGDAIGLALKRLRMRPAQSRVLILVTDGANNGGEIDPLTAAKLAASEGVKIYPIGIGADPEESGATALLGGNPTLDLDEPALKAIAEVTGGRYFRARDGQQLQAIKDTLDQLEPVTQQPTQARPAQALYQWPLAFALLLSILLVARVLWPDNPLQRLFTKELYLQSPLPDWRERLKRLRLRRRR
- a CDS encoding BatD family protein, giving the protein MTRFTALLLPLLICTATAQAAELTASVDRSRLNSGETVELTLESNDVTQFGKPDLSPLEPLFEVRGTRQVNQLNTLNGDNRATTRWIITLLPKQNGSVEIPPLKLGDVESQPITVQVIESDTREENNAREPVFIEASLDQTSVYVQAQAILTLRIYHSVSLYDDSSLTPLQIADARIEQLGDMRTYEKDINGVRHGVIEMRYAIYPQHSGLLSIAPQTFSATLVDTQPSQDATAQGPKPGKLMRVSSSATSLTVKPKPMTYPSDAPWLPARSLSLSESWNPEPEHTQVGDSLTRSLTLKVEGLASSQLPALPATEANGLRRYPDQPVLNNQSSDRGLIGSREEREALVPSRSGSIELPTVDVVWWNTFEDHLEHTSLPARTLQVANNPSLQVDTPAGNAQPLSAADSEALWWWKLSTFFFACTTLLGFGLWWRARWQPAILRAAQTGPSPRTLLDDIKRASQANDPHATRQALDAWARQQPETLADMAARFVPLSDALDGLNGALYSETGQHWQGEDLWRAIRTIPTAERVQDPVGDSGLPPLYPK
- a CDS encoding DUF58 domain-containing protein; translated protein: MNASLPSEPGIRISLAELIEMRHRVREVQLFSTPSQRSPLIGLHHSKFRGRGVDFDQVRVYQAGDDVRTIDWRVTARTQEPHTKLFHEERERPIFIMVEQSTRLFFGSGLMFKSVLAAQAAALIGWAALGHNDRVGGLVFGDNEHYEIKPRRSKQSLLQLLNRLVKVNQSLHSEREPDRDAFGVALRRAREVLRPGSLVIVICDERALSDSAEQQLSLLSRHCDLLMLPLSDPLDHALPAAGLLRFAERGAQLELDTLNFDLRQTYRAQAEARIARWELLAQKLRVLLMPLSTQSEMVEQMREFLNPQRPGKGR